In a genomic window of Brassica rapa cultivar Chiifu-401-42 chromosome A10, CAAS_Brap_v3.01, whole genome shotgun sequence:
- the LOC103845452 gene encoding uncharacterized protein LOC103845452: MENRGLPLRSIISHSLWITLVGILLFSLSTTRRHNFGYTKFFSICGTLLMTIPWIIQLLVTSAVILLHKSIGYNLMWVVRPQKSSKENHHPTNVVTISSSSPSSPLPSGQALKNGDAGEIVIRIVIPRSPNSTHLEIEGRNNSKLLANGSPVS, encoded by the coding sequence ATGGAAAACAGAGGACTCCCTCTAAGATCAATCATCTCACATTCTCTATGGATAACACTAGTTGGAATCCTTCTCTTCAGTCTCTCCACCACGAGAAGACACAACTTTGGTTACACGAAATTCTTTTCGATATGCGGAACGTTACTCATGACCATACCTTGGATCATCCAACTTCTTGTCACCTCTGCTGTCATATTACTGCATAAGAGTATAGGTTACAACCTTATGTGGGTTGTTCGGCCACAAAAATCATCTAAAGAGAATCATCATCCCACTAATGTCGTCactatctcttcttcttctccatcatctCCTCTTCCGTCCGGCCAGGCTCTCAAGAACGGCGACGCGGGTGAGATCGTGATTAGGATTGTGATTCCAAGAAGTCCAAACTCAACTCATTTGGAGATTGAAGGAAGAAACAACTCCAAACTTCTTGCAAATGGATCACCTGTTTCTTAA
- the LOC103845455 gene encoding uncharacterized protein LOC103845455 isoform X1, which yields MFLMATAPLPLHSRPPPDPPPCKFPPLGSFSPIEPLEPPDPPDAPALLRLLINLSSVSPRALAQTLDLDFPVSTSETRSVPLHHSDIVTCLCTIIAKYVVAARLPSPETPLLAYISLCGNFFPTIGSFMIVESTLYSAIECLLPATSYSAIECLFPVASFYSAIECLLPITSWFQICLTFSRVEYLMLNCRFSAWLWFQIFIIITLMKPTSTSILPLFLYRCCSCFARSAFGLEDCSTDDLFSVLFKGSASWCHIASAIVASITIVISALVAVPITSTSSLIVFFVFYGVIPLLKPSIVEILRRFSNVSCLCIMIASIFVFLLVFSCSKVVSQYGFVIIFVNNSSSNGD from the coding sequence ATGTTTCTGATGGCGACTGCTCCTCTCCCGCTGCATTCCAGGCCTCCTCCGGATCCACCACCGTGTAAGTTTCCCCCGCTGGGATCTTTCTCTCCCATCGAGCCGCTGGAACCACCAGACCCTCCAGATGCACCTGCTCTTCTTCGTTTACTCATCAACTTATCCAGTGTATCTCCTCGAGCGTTAGCCCAAACCCTAGATCTGGATTTTCCAGTTTCGACATCTGAGACCAGAAGTGTTCCTCTCCATCACAGTGATATTGTAACTTGTCTCTGTACCATTATTGCCAAGTACGTGGTTGCCGCTAGACTTCCCTCGCCAGAGACACCATTGCTAGCTTATATTTCTCTATGCGGTAACTTCTTCCCAACTATTGGTTCCTTTATGATAGTTGAATCCACCCTTTACTCTGCTATAGAGTGTTTGCTGCCTGCTACCTCCTACTCTGCTATAGAGTGTTTGTTTCCTGTTGCTTCCTTCTACTCTGCTATAGAGTGTTTGTTGCCTATTACATCTTGGTTTCAGATCTGTCTAACTTTTTCTAGAGTAGAATACTTAATGTTGAATTGCAGATTTTCAGcttggttgtggtttcagaTCTTCATTATCATCACTCTTATGAAACCAACTTCAACTTCCATATTACCATTGTTTTTGTATCGTTGCTGCTCATGTTTTGCACGGTCAGCCTTTGGATTGGAAGATTGCTCTACAGATGATTTGTTCTCTGTATTGTTCAAAGGCTCAGCATCTTGGTGTCATATCGCCTCTGCTATTGTAGCCAGTATTACGATTGTTATTTCTGCACTAGTTGCAGTACCAATCACAAGCACTAGTTCACTGATTGTGTTCTTTGTTTTCTATGGCGTCATTCCACTGCTTAAGCCTAGTATTGTCGAGATACTACGACGTTTCAGCAATGTTAGTTGTTTATGTATAATGATTGCTTCTATCTTTGTGTTTTTGCTTGTCTTTTCTTGCAGCAAAGTTGTTAGCCAGTATGGCTTTGTTATCATCTTTGTAAACAATTCCTCTTCTAATGGAgactag
- the LOC103845450 gene encoding L-type lectin-domain containing receptor kinase I.9, whose product MARWLLQILVISSLHLISLSSQQETRFVYENFLDQEDLYLDASAKVVPSGLLQLTNTSMNQIGHAFFKKPVELSSSKPLSFSTHFVCALVPKKGHEGGHGIAFLVSPSRDFSHAEATRYLGAFNASALESSPSSHVLAVELDTIWNPEFNDVINNHVGIDVNSPVSVGVASASYYSDMKGKNESINLLTGKPIQVWVDYEGTILNVSIAPLKVQKPSRSLLSQHINLTEVFRNSSRLFVGFSASTGAAVSDQYIVGWSFSTDRGSLQRLDISRLVEVPHSSAPHKKLPIILLVCLSFVVLSLLA is encoded by the coding sequence ATGGCTCGTTGGCTGCTTCAGATCCTTGTTATATCTTCTCTTCACCTCATCTCTCTATCAAGTCAACAAGAGACAAGGTTTGTTTATGAAAACTTTCTTGACCAAGAAGATCTTTATCTAGATGCTTCTGCAAAGGTAGTTCCCAGTGGATTATTACAACTGACAAACACTTCAATGAATCAAATTGGTCATGCTTTTTTCAAGAAACCAGTTGAGCTCAGTTCCTCTAAACCACTCTCTTTCTCAACGCATTTCGTGTGTGCTCTGGTGCCTAAGAAAGGTCATGAAGGCGGCCATGGTATTGCCTTCCTAGTATCTCCTTCACGAGATTTCTCACATGCAGAGGCAACAAGATACTTGGGGGCTTTCAACGCATCAGCACTTGAATCATCTCCCTCTTCTCACGTTCTCGCTGTTGAGCTTGACACTATTTGGAACCCTGAGTTCAATGATGTCATTAACAATCACGTGGGGATTGATGTGAACAGTCCTGTATCTGTCGGAGTAGCCTCAGCATCTTACTATTCAGACATGAAAGGGAAAAACGAAAGCATAAACCTCTTGACCGGAAAGCCTATACAGGTTTGGGTGGATTATGAAGGCACTATACTCAATGTTTCTATTGCTCCACTTAAAGTCCAGAAGCCAAGTCGGTCTCTTTTGTCACAACACATCAATCTTACAGAAGTTTTTAGAAATAGTTCGAGACTGTTTGTTGGGTTCTCTGCATCTACAGGTGCAGCGGTCAGTGACCAATACATTGTTGGGTGGAGTTTCAGTACAGACAGAGGATCACTGCAGCGACTTGATATCTCAAGACTTGTTGAAGTTCCTCATTCTTCAGCTCCGCATAAGAAACTTCCTATCATTCTGCTTGTTTGTCTAAGTTTTGTGGTTTTGTCTCTTCTTGCATGA
- the LOC103846176 gene encoding L-type lectin-domain containing receptor kinase I.9: MAPWLIQILIISSLHLISPSSQQETRFVYENFSSQENLYLDKSAKVLPSGLLQLTSASDHQIGHAFYKKPIQFSSSGPVSFSTHFVCAMVPRKGIEGGHGIAFLVSPSMDFSHAQAKRFLGAFNASINGSQVLAVELDTLWNPEFKDTKSNHVGIDVNNPISIGVAPASYYSDIKRKNESINLLSGKPVQVWVDYDGTMLSVSIAPLKVKKPSRPLLSHPINLSEIFPNRTKLFVGFSAATGNAVSGHYILWWSFSTRRGSLQRLDIERLVEVPHSSAPHKKLPIILLVCLTFVVFSLLA, from the coding sequence atggctccttggctgattcagATCCTGATTATCTCTTCTCTTCATCTCATCTCTCCATCAAGTCAACAAGAGACAAGGTTTGTCTATGAAAACTTTAGCTCCCAAGAAAATCTTTATCTAGATAAATCTGCAAAAGTACTTCCCAGTGGATTATTACAGCTGACAAGCGCTTCAGACCACCAAATCGGTCATGCTTTCTACAAGAAACCAATTCAGTTCAGTTCCTCTGGGCCAGTCTCCTTCTCGACGCATTTTGTGTGTGCTATGGTTCCTAGGAAAGGTATTGAAGGTGGTCATGGCATTGCCTTCCTAGTATCTCCTTCTATGGATTTCTCCCACGCACAAGCAAAAAGATTCTTGGGGGCTTTCAACGCGTCAATAAATGGATCTCAAGTTCTTGCTGTTGAGCTTGACACTCTTTGGAACCCTGAGTTCAAAGATACTAAAAGCAATCACGTGGGGATCGATGTGAACAATCCTATATCTATAGGAGTAGCTCCGGCGTCTTACTATTCTGACATAAAAAGGAAAAACGAAAGCATAAACCTCTTGAGTGGAAAGCCTGTACAGGTTTGGGTGGATTATGACGGCACTATGCTCAGTGTCTCGATCGCACCACTTAAAGTCAAGAAGCCAAGTCGGCCTCTTTTGTCACATCCCATCAACCTCTCAGAGATTTTTCCGAATAGAACGAAACTGTTTGTTGGGTTCTCTGCAGCAACAGGGAACGCGGTGAGTGGTCACTATATTCTTTGGTGGAGTTTTAGCACAAGAAGAGGATCACTGCAGCGACTTGATATCGAAAGACTTGTTGAAGTTCCTCATTCTTCAGCTCCTCATAAGAAGCTTCCTATTATTCTGCTAGTTTGTCTAACTTTTGTGGTTTTCTCTCTTCTTGCATGA
- the LOC103845451 gene encoding putative L-type lectin-domain containing receptor kinase I.10, producing MTCRLLQILMLSSFHLIYLSSQQEIKFIYDNFHKQENLYLDGSATVLPSGLLQLTNAGDHQMAHVFYKKPIKLSPSKPLSFSTHFVCALVPQPGHEGGHGMAFVVSPSTDFSHAESTRYLGIFNVSKNGYPSSDVLAVELDTIWNPDFEDIDKNHVGIDVHSPLSVGIASASYYSDIKRKNESINLLSGKPIQVWVEYEDTLLNVSMAPLEVEKPSRPLLSQLINLTEVFPNSSSLFVGFSAATGTATSYQYVLSWSFCTSKGSLQSLDLSRLPDVPPPRAEHKNLYQLAIVLLGFVATMGLGVLIGVYLFRKCKYAEVTEPWEKEFGAHRFSYKSLYKATKGFSKDGFLGKGGFGEVYKGTLMLSREIAVKRMSYNGDEGVKQFVSEVVSMRCLKHRNLVPLLGYCRRKHELLLVSEYMPNGSLDEHLFDDQRPVLSWPQRLVILKGIASALSYLHTGADQVVLHRDIKSSNIMLDGEFNGRLGDFGMARFHDHGGYAYPTGAVGTIGYIAPEVIDMVASTGTDVYAFGVFMLEVTCGRRPVEPQLQCEKRLLIKWVCECWKRDSLLDAVDPRLGDEFLQEEVEMVMKLGLLCSSTVPESRPTMEQVVLYLNNSLPLPDVSPYTVGVSSHSSVLIDAASLVASSSWSASSIASSLVDNSASKE from the coding sequence ATGACTTGTAGATTGCTTCAGATCCTGATGCTCTCTTCTTTCCATCTCATCTATCTATCATCTCAACAAGAAATAAAGTTTATCTACGATAACTTCCACAAGCAAGAAAATCTTTACCTTGATGGATCTGCAACAGTTCTTCCCAGTGGATTATTACAGCTCACAAACGCTGGAGATCATCAAATGGCTCATGTTTTCTACAAGAAACCAATCAAGCTCAGTCCTTCTAAACCACTCTCTTTCTCAACACACTTTGTCTGCGCTCTAGTTCCTCAGCCAGGGCATGAAGGTGGTCATGGCATGGCCTTTGTAGTATCTCCCTCTACAGATTTCTCACATGCAGAATCAACCAGGTACTTGGGGATCTTCAACGTGTCCAAAAATGGTTACCCTTCTTCTGATGTGCTTGCTGTTGAGCTTGACACTATCTGGAATCCAGATTTTGAAGATATAGACAAGAACCATGTGGGGATTGATGTCCACAGTCCTCTTTCTGTAGGAATAGCTTCAGCTTCTTACTATTCAGACATAAAGAGGAAGAACGAAAGCATAAACCTACTGAGTGGGAAGCCTATACAGGTTTGGGTGGAATATGAAGACACTTTGCTCAATGTCTCAATGGCTCCTCTTGAAGTTGAGAAGCCAAGCCGGCCTCTGTTGTCACAACTCATCAATCTTACAGAAGTGTTTCCTAATAGTTCAAGTCTTTTCGTTGGATTCTCTGCTGCAACAGGGACAGCTACAAGCTATCAGTATGTTCTTTCTTGGAGTTTTTGCACAAGTAAAGGATCTTTACAGAGTCTTGACTTGTCAAGACTCCCTGATGTTCCACCTCCAAGAGCTGAGCACAAGAATCTTTATCAGCTGGCCATTGTCTTGCTTGGTTTTGTGGCTACCATGGGGTTAGGTGTTCTCATAGGAGTGTATCTTTTCAGGAAGTGCAAGTACGCGGAAGTGACCGAACCATGGGAGAAGGAGTTTGGTGCGCACAGATTCTCTTACAAGTCACTATACAAAGCAACTAAAGGGTTTAGCAAAGATGGTTTTCTAGGAAAAGGAGGCTTTGGTGAAGTGTACAAAGGAACTCTCATGCTAAGCCGAGAGATAGCTGTGAAGAGAATGTCTTATAACGGTGATGAAGGTGTGAAGCAGTTTGTGTCTGAAGTGGTGAGCATGAGGTGTCTGAAACACAGGAACCTTGTTCCACTTCTTGGTTACTGCAGGAGAAAGCATGAGCTTCTTTTGGTCTCTGAGTACATGCCCAACGGTAGTCTTGACGAGCATTTGTTTGATGATCAGAGACCAGTACTTTCTTGGCCTCAGAGGCTTGTGATTCTTAAAGGGATAGCTTCTGCTCTCTCTTACCTTCATACAGGTGCTGATCAGGTTGTTCTGCATAGAGATATCAAATCTTCGAACATTATGTTGGACGGTGAGTTCAACGGAAGGCTAGGGGATTTTGGTATGGCGAGGTTTCATGACCATGGAGGGTATGCATACCCAACAGGAGCCGTTGGAACTATAGGGTACATTGCGCCGGAAGTGATTGATATGGTGGCTTCCACTGGAACTGATGTGTATGCCTTTGGTGTTTTCATGCTTGAGGTAACATGTGGGAGGAGACCTGTGGAACCACAGTTGCAATGCGAGAAACGGCTTCTGATCAAATGGGTTTGTGAGTGCTGGAAAAGGGATTCACTGCTTGATGCTGTTGACCCAAGACTTGGAGATGAGTTCTTACAAGAGGAAGTGGAGATGGTTATGAAACTTGGTTTGCTATGTTCAAGTACTGTGCCGGAATCGAGGCCTACGATGGAACAAGTGGTCTTATACTTAAATAACAGCCTGCCTTTGCCTGATGTTTCACCATATACTGTAGGGGTTAGTAGTCATTCTTCGGTTTTGATTGATGCAGCCTCTCTTGTAGCTTCAAGTAGCTGGTCAGCTTCCTCCATAGCTTCTTCCTTGGTCGATAACTCCGCTTCAAAAGAATAA
- the LOC103845455 gene encoding ADP-ribosylation factor-like protein 13B isoform X2: MNFCCFCFKKKKETVPDGAKEPEVKIQQQDEGKRPINIKKASKPLNGDASSSNGTASQNYSFLEQAKGVGAGAAAQVNAIGVGAAENVKAIGKGAFNLLPNNIKGYFGKKNDRKEPRAVKPQHWKEEEEMRQKRIRQEKEEENRRQRDLAEEKRKQEKIRQEKEEEERRKRASENNSEGTSMVAGITGSLLSAISTVTNASAQALGAVQRSTSTQAQRTGETSTSTHTQGTWRPSTSTHAQGTSRPSTSTQNPYSSQRGNTTS; this comes from the exons atgaatttttgttgtttctgTTTCAAAAAGAAGAAG GAGACTGTACCAGATGGGGCAAAGGAACCAGAAGTCAAGATCCAGCAGCAAGATGAAGGCAAACGACCTATTAACATAAAAAAAGCAAGTAAACCGCTCAATGGTGATGCCAGCAGCTCAAACGGGACAGCATCGCAAAATTATAGTTTCTTGGAGCAGGCAAAAGGTGTCGGGGCGGGTGCTGCTGCGCAGGTGAACGCTATAGGTGTCGGTGCGGCTGAGAATGTAAAAGCTATCGGTAAGGGTGCGTTTAACCTTCTTCCTAACAATATAAAAGGGTATTTTGGAAAGAAGAACGATAGAAAAGAACCAAGGGCAGTGAAACCGCAACActggaaggaagaagaagagatgagaCAAAAGAGGATCAGGCAGGAGAAGGAGGAAGAGAATAGGAGGCAACGAGATTTAGcggaagaaaagagaaaacaagaGAAGATCAGGcaggagaaggaagaagaagagaggaggAAACGAGCTTCGGAAAATAACTCAG AAGGAACCTCAATGGTGGCAGGAATCACAGGAAGTTTGTTGAGCGCCATATCCACAGTAACAAATGCATCTGCGCAAGCACTAGGAGCCGTACAACGAAGTACATCCACGCAAGCACAACGAACAGGAGAAACAAGTACATCAACGCATACACAAGGAACTTGGCGACCAAGTACATCAACGCACGCACAAGGAACTTCGCGACCAAGTACATCTACGCAAAACCCATATTCATCTCAAAGAGGAAACACGACCAGTTGA
- the LOC103845456 gene encoding thiol protease aleurain, giving the protein MMSVRTILPPAVLLILIAVSTAESIEFDESNPIRMVSDRLREVEQSVVQILGQSRHVLSFARFTHRYGKRYESAEEMKLRFSIFKENLDLIRSTNKKGLSYKLGLNQFADMTWQEFQRTKLGAAQNCSATLKGSHKLTGEALPETKDWREDGIVSPVKDQGGCGSCWTFSTTGALEAAYHQAFGKGISLSEQQLVDCAGAFNNYGCNGGLPSQAFEYIKSNGGLDTEEAYPYTGEDGTCKYSAENVGVQVLDSVNITLGAEDELKHAVGLVRPVSIAFEVIHSFRLYKSGVYSDSHCGQTPMDVNHAVLAVGYGIEDGVPYWLIKNSWGADWGDKGYFKMEMGKNMCGIATCASYPVVA; this is encoded by the exons ATGATGTCTGTGAGAACAATCTTACCACCGGCAGTTCTGCTGATCCTCATCGCTGTATCGACGGCGGAGAGTATCGAATTCGATGAGTCAAACCCGATCCGTATGGTCTCCGACCGTCTCCGGGAGGTAGAGCAATCCGTTGTCCAGATCTTAGGACAATCCCGCCACGTTCTCTCCTTCGCTCGCTTCACTCACAGGTACGGGAAAAGGTACGAGAGCGCGGAGGAGATGAAGCTCAGGTTCTCGATATTCAAGGAGAATCTGGATTTGATCAGATCCACTAATAAGAAAGGCTTGTCTTACAAACTCGGTCTCAATC AGTTTGCTGATATGACGTGGCAAGAGTTTCAAAGGACCAAGCTTGGTGCTGCTCAAAACTGCTCTGCCACTCTAAAGGGCAGCCACAAACTCACAGGAGAAGCTCTTCCGGAAACT AAAGACTGGAGAGAAGATGGTATTGTTAGCCCAGTCAAAGACCAGGGGGGTTGTGGTTCTTGCTGGACATTCAg TACTACTGGAGCGCTTGAGGCAGCTTATCACCAAGCATTTGGAAAAGGAATATCCCTCTCTGAGCAGCAGCTTGTGGATTGTGCTGGAGCTTTCAATAACTATGGCTGCAATGGTGGCCTTCCTTCCCAAGCCTTTGAATACATCAAATCCAACGGCGGCCTCGACACAGAGGAAGCTTATCCTTACACCGGTGAAGATGGAACCTGCAAGTATTCTGCTGAGAACGTCGGTGTACAAGTCCTTGACTCAGTCAACATCACTCTG GGTGCTGAAGATGAACTGAAGCATGCGGTTGGATTGGTACGACCAGTGAGCATAGCATTCGAGGTTATACACTCGTTCCGGCTTTACAAGAGTGGAGTTTACAGTGATAGTCACTGTGGACAGACTCCAATG GACGTGAACCACGCGGTTTTGGCGGTTGGTTATGGAATTGAAGACGGTGTTCCATATTGGCTTATAAAGAACTCATGGGGAGCGGATTGGGGTGACAAAGGTTACTTCAAGATGGAGATGGGGAAGAACATGTGTG GTATCGCGACATGTGCATCGTACCCGGTTGTGGCCTAA
- the LOC103846174 gene encoding L-type lectin-domain containing receptor kinase I.9, with product MARWLLQILIISSLHLISLSSQKETRFVFEDFLDQEDLYLDASAKVHPNGILQLTNTSKYQIGHAFYDKPLELGSSFSTHFVCVLVKKQNIEGGHGIAFIVSPSMDFSHAQPTRYLGAFDASTLESPSSHVLAVELDTIWNPEYNDIKGKNHVGIDVNSPKSVAVAPASYYSDIERKNESMNLLSGEPIQVWVDYEGTVLNVSIAPLKVKKPSRPLLSHPISLSEIFPNISKLYVGFSASTGNAVSDQYIMWWSFSTDRGSLQRLDTSRLVELPYLTGTDKKLLALFIILFGCLAIVVSAILA from the coding sequence ATGGCTCGTTGGCTGCTTCAGATCCTTATTATCTCTTCTCTTCATCTCATCTCTCTATCAAGTCAAAAAGAGACAAGGTTTGTCTTTGAAGACTTTCTTGACCAAGAAGATCTTTATCTAGATGCTTCTGCAAAAGTACATCCCAATGGAATATTGCAGCTGACAAACACTTCAAAGTATCAAATCGGTCATGCTTTCTACGATAAACCACTTGAGCTCGGTTCCTCTTTCTCGACGCATTTCGTGTGTGTTCTGGTGAAAAAGCAAAACATCGAAGGCGGCCATGGTATTGCCTTCATAGTATCTCCTTCTATGGATTTCTCCCACGCACAGCCAACAAGATACTTGGGGGCTTTCGACGCTTCCACACTTGAATCTCCCTCTTCTCACGTTCTTGCTGTCGAGCTCGACACTATCTGGAACCCTGAGTATAACGACATCAAAGGTAAAAATCACGTGGGGATCGATGTGAACAGTCCTAAATCTGTCGCAGTAGCTCCGGCATCTTACTATTCCGACATAGAAAGGAAAAACGAAAGCATGAACCTCTTGAGTGGAGAGCCTATACAGGTGTGGGTTGATTATGAAGGCACAGTGCTCAACGTTTCCATTGCTCCACTTAAAGTCAAGAAGCCAAGCCGGCCTCTTTTGTCACATCCCATTAGCCTTTCAGAGATTTTTCCTAATATATCGAAATTGTATGTTGGATTCTCTGCATCAACAGGGAACGCGGTGAGTGATCAGTACATTATGTGGTGGAGTTTCAGTACAGACAGAGGATCACTGCAGCGACTTGATACCTCAAGACTTGTTGAACTTCCTTATCTTACAGGTACAGATAAGAAGCTTCTTGCGCTGTTTATTATTCTGTTTGGTTGTCTGGCTATTGTGGTGTCAGCTATTCTTGCATGA
- the LOC103845454 gene encoding adenylate kinase isoenzyme 6 homolog, producing MAEGANNGTRRPRPNLLITGTPGTGKSTTASALAEATNFRYICVGDLVKEKTLHDGWDDQFECHVINEDLVCDELEDIMEGGGVIVDYHGCDFFPERWFDRVVVLQTENSVLYDRLTKRGYSGTKLANNIECEIFQVLLEEARDSYQEEIVIALQSDTIEDISDNVASLTEWITSWQP from the exons ATGGCGGAAGGAGCTAACAACGGGACGAGGCGCCCAAGGCCGAACCTACTAATCACGGGGACTCCCGGTACCGGTAAATCGACGACGGCTTCTGCTCTGGCGGAAGCCACGAACTTCCGTTACATCTGCGTCGGAGATCTGGTCAAAGAGAAAACCTTGCACGATGGTTGGGACGATCAGTTCGAGTGCCACGTCATTAATGAAGACCTG GTGTGTGATGAGCTTGAAGATATAATGGAAGGAGGAGGTGTCATTGTTGATTACCACGGCTGTGACTTCTTTCCCGAGCGCTGGTTTGATCGTGTTGTCGTCCTTCAAACTGAGAACTCTGTCTTGTATGACCGTTTAACCAAGAG GGGTTATTCGGGAACCAAGCTTGCTAACAACATTGAATGCGAGATCTTCCAAGTCCTGCTCGAAGAAGCAAGAGATAGTTACCAAGAGGAGATTGTCATCGCGCTGCAAAGCGACACCATCGAAGATATCTCCGACAATGTCGCAAGTTTGACTGAATGGATCACCTCATGGCAGCCCTGA
- the LOC103845453 gene encoding (R)-specific enoyl-CoA hydratase has product MLAKTFLQRNVLVSRCLSSVTSSTLKVGDVLREARVYSSEDVKSYAEVSHDWNPLHFDQELARKAGFENRLVHGMLVSSMFPRIISSHFPGAVYVSQTLHFRSPVYVGDEILGLVQATALRETKNKYIVKFSTKCIKNHSELVVLDGEATAVLPSLELLQPSSSER; this is encoded by the exons ATGCTGGCGAAGACATTTCTTCAGAGAAATGTCCTTGTTTCGAGGTGTCTCTCTTCAGTTACTTCAAGTACACTTAAAGTTGGAGATGTTTTAAGAGAAGCAAGAGTGTACTCAAGTGAAGACGTTAAGAGCTATGCTGAGGTAAGCCATGATTGGAACCCACTTCATTTCGATCAAGAACTTGCCCGTAAAGCCGGTTTCGAGAATCGCCTTgtccatggaatgcttgtgtcTTCCATGTTTCCCCGTATTATCTCTTCCCATTTT CCTGGAGCCGTATATGTATCTCAGACTCTACATTTCAGATCACCTGTGTACGTAGGGGATGAAATTCTCGGTTTGGTACAAGCCACAGCTTTAAGAGAAACCAAGAATAAGTACAT TGTCAAATTCTCAACAAAATGCATCAAGAATCACAGTGAACTTGTTGTTCTTGATGGTGAAGCTACTGCAGTCTTACCAAGCCTCGAGTTGCTACAACCTAGTTCTTCAGAACGATAG